The Acanthochromis polyacanthus isolate Apoly-LR-REF ecotype Palm Island chromosome 16, KAUST_Apoly_ChrSc, whole genome shotgun sequence genome segment GACAGTCACCAGTTGGCACCAAGGTTGAATGCAATAAAAAGGCAAGAGCCGTGAGCTCTGCTGAAATGGCCAAAGGAGGTGAAACGGGATCTACTTACCACCCAGTGCACATTTTCATCCTCAAAGGGCAATTGGAGCTCATAACTTCGACTGCCATTTGTATGAACAACAGGACTGATGCTGAAGCCTTGCTGTGATGTGTCCGACATTGGCAGCCGCTTCCCATTGATCCAGATGTCCTCTAAGATGACATCACTGGGAATGTTACCCAGGTAGACGCTGAACTCTTTGCCACCACTGACTGTCTCTGTGGGAAGAAAAAGTaatgagaaaatgttttcatgtaGAAATATGACCATGGCTATAGGTTTTGCCTTCCAGTGCAGACCTTCACATGGATGGAAACACTACAGGTATGGGTTAGAGTGATGCTTAGAGCGGACTGAGGTCTTACTAGTTTTAAAACCGAGAACCTTACGATTGAGACTAAAGGGAGGACGGCAGACCAGTGGCGTGTCGAGTACTCGGAGCATTCTGTGCCTGGTCTCAATGCTGCTGCCGTCTTCATACAGCAGAGAGAAGATGTGTTCGTACAGCAGGAAGATTGTATACGTCTCCTTGTACATGTTGTTCACCACCAAActctgaagacaaaaaaaaaacaatcaatctACCATCTGCTGTTTGTCAAATTTCTGATATGATTTCGTCTGGTTCTGCAGCCGGCATTAGTCAGCACGTGTTCACAACAAAAGGATTTTGAGAGTCAATATCTTGTCCCGGTCTGAAATTTGGATGGGGGTGATGATACCTTCCTGTAGCCACCTTTTGCTCCAAAAGGAACACTGATCTGGATCATTCCTCCTTGTTGGACAATATTGAATCCCCTGGAGGTCATGGTGGGTTCATCCAGCAGCATACTCTCCACCCCCAGACTGACGCTCCGACTCTCAAATCTTGCTCCCTCCCTGACGAGAGGAGTGAGGACCCGGGGGATGTCCCAGAGGAGCCGGTTCCCATCAAAAGAGCCTGTATCTGGGTGAAAGAGCAGATGCATCATGGGCTCAGTTTACCCTTCCTACAGAAACCAGCCTCCTGTTCTGGTGTGTTTGCGGGGAGAACTTACTGACTGTACAGCCCATAGACATGTCAATCATCACCATGACCAGCTTCTGCTTAAAGAACAGAGAAGCCTGGACAACCTTGACAGAGACACCATCCACCTAAtgacacacacattaaacaagGTAGCACAGAGCACTCCTGCCAGGAAGCATTTATTACACAGATCACTAACTGACTCCACTCTTCTATTTATGGTTACCCACCATTGTGATCTCAGCATGCGGCTGTTTGTATGGAGATCGAAGCACCACCCTCTGGGCGGTGGTGGTCAGGCTGTAACCCCATCTTTGTGCCTCAGTGACAGACATGGAGGAAACCTGCCCATCACGTTGCCTGAACATCAGTTGCCAAGTCAAGCTCGCCGTCTTCTGAGCCTGAAGGACAAATTATGAAGCCTCAGTACCAAGGTCTGAAGTTATGCTGCAGAGTTAGCATGAGCAAGCTGCAAAGTCCAAATCAATACAGTAACAGGCTATGTGAAACAAGAGATCTCAGCCTGTACTGTGGCTCAATAAAGTTAAAGTCTTAAACTCTAGAATGCAAAGGGAGAAGAATCAGTGACGGGAGCTGGTTTATTGGAGTTCATCTGCAGCTGCATTGTGAAAGAGCAGGATGTGCATCTGACTTACAGCCACTACAGAATAAAACGTTGACAACACAAACACCTGACGCAgctaatatttttgtctttttagctAATGGATGCATGAATATACCAGCCTTGGTGTTCAGTACTACTCAGAAGATTGAACACATTGTAAGTAGATTCTTTAATTCTGGATCAGTTAGGATGGAGGATGAACTACTGAGGAACAGAAGACAACTAAATCTACCATTGTGATTCATCTGTGTGTTGGTTTGATTTACCTGAGAGAAAGCCTCCTGCCACACCTTTCCACCGTCCCCCTGGTGACCTCCACATGAAGACTCTCTGTTCACGTTCACCTGTCGACAATATCAGATCTTAAACAAAATCCTAGATTTTAGTCCATTTAGTCAAGCTCTCAATGGTAGAATTTGTTCTGACCTCCATGTAGTCCTCCTCACAGATGACCTCTCTGTGAGTCCAGGTGAGACCAGGACAGACTGCAGAAACAGACTGGCTGGTCCATCTGCCACCACCATCACTCACCAACACATTAAAGTTGAAGGTGAACACTTCATCATTCTGGAAAAAGCAAACACCAAACTCATCTAATACAATTGTGTTTTATAGTGCTTTATAGAGTTTTAGAATGTTTTATAGCGTATATTGGTGGTACACTTAGGGAGTGGCTCTTTAAATTTTGTTGTACCTTGtacagtgacaataaaggctttctatttCTATCACAGCTGGGCCCTCTTTCAGAGAGTGGGTGTAGTGAAACCTCTGTTTGCAAACCCTAAGAAAAGTAAAACTCTGGGCAATCTGTCAGATAACTCCTTTCTCCAATCCTGTTTCCAAGATGACATCAGGGTCCACATTGGTACACATTCATATTTTTAGCTCCACTGGATTTAAAGGGAGGCTATGGACACCATGGAGACATAGTTCTTactatattacatttttaatctgcCAGAGTCCACTTGTATGAGTCTTTTTCATTACATGTGCAGTAGGCCATATCTATGTATATCTTGCATGAGCGCTTGGCATGTGCACCATCTTCCTTAGAGAGTAGTCGCTGCCAGACTTGGACAGATGGTCAGAAGGTACAAAGAATAACACCAGCCTTAGAGTTGGTTAAACTTGCAGCCTGAAATAGACCCCTGAACTTCTGCTATCATTAAGGAGAGCTGCCTGGATGTGGTTCAGGTGGCGCTACCTGGTTCTGGGTGAAGCAGGAATAGTATGAAGCTCTGAAGGTGGTGTAGCCATCCATCTTGAATGTGCTGATGGTGTAACCACATCGCGATGCGAGCTGCTCACCAATAGAGTGGATACCATTTCCATCTGCATCAGAACgttacacacagacagatggtGAGATGTTGGACTGtcaaaacagtttgtttgtattCAGAGAAGATGAACTGACCGACGGCCTCGAAACGAGGCATCTGTCCTGAGGCCACGTGGATCCACAGGTAACGATCTCGACACTCAGACTGGACAAAACCTGCTGagacaaaacatctgaaatggTATATCGATTGACAGGAACCAGTGTCATCAACAAGACATGAAGCATCAGCAGGTCAAAAGTCAGCAGCCAAGAGTCACGGTCACTTTCTGTGGTTGTCAAGAAAAGTATCACAGGAACACATTttcttagtaaaaaaaaaaaaactttatcagCATTGAAAATAAACACCAACTAAACAATCTGTAGACATGCCAATAAACACCCTGCATTTCCAACAGTAACGTGTGaataaaccagtaaaaccagtttACCATCCAGTTGGCCTTCAGCTGTTGTTCTTTCTGTGGACTCACAGCAGAAAAAGATGAGTCTGGGAAAACAAAGCAATGAGATTCAGATTTAACCGATCAAGTGTGATATTCATTTTACCTGTGCAGATAAGATGTTTTATTGAACTCACCCAATGACGAACACAGCAGTTTTCATGTTGtagctgcagaaacagaaaaagtttGAACAATGTCTCAGTCTCTGTGGAGGAAAGACTTACCCTCTGCAGCCAGGTGAGCTAATCACCTGATTGTCATGGAAACAGAGGAGACAGTCCAGGTGAGGCTGATTGAATGTAATTACAGCTGGAGGCTCAGACTGAGCCAGAACGCTGCAGGAAGTAGCTATAAGTGAATGTTTTAAGAGGCTTTTTTGAGATGAACTATGTCTTGACTGGAAATCTGCATTAATACACTGAAAGGATTAATAGTTAAATATAGAGACAGCAGCTTTTGATGATGTTCTGTGAAAGCTGAAACATCTGCACAGACTTTATTTTAGGAATCCTGACGTCCCACTTGTACAAACAGGGAGTGACACAACGATCTGATTTGATTATCAAATAGTAAAATGATTGATTAGCTCTGATTCAAACATCAACACTCAATGTTTCaccattttttccatttgtcaGCCTGAGAATCCAGTTTCAATGAACtttatctgttttcttttacagtgtcaACAAACACCTGTCTGCCTGACACTGCCTCTCTCTGCCTGTCCATCACTCTGACACTGCATCTGTTTGTCCGTCTCCAGGTCCAGCCAAAGCTCCTCAACTCGGTTCTGGTTTCCACACCAGTGTTGGTAAAGAGTCCAGAGCTCAGacactgcagagcggtgagtACTGCACGAAAACATTCATTAGATCTGAAAGTCCTGGTTCTCATATAAATCGGGAGCATCAGGTGTAATGAAccctgtgtgtctgcaggtaAGCGTCAGATCCAGCAGCTGGGCAGTCAGCTGCAGCTCAATCAGCACTGTCTGGACACGGCCTTCAACTTCTTCAAGCTGGTCGTCAGTAAACACCTGACCCGAGGACGCAAGACGGAACACGTCATCGCTGCGTGTCTTTACCTGGTGTGTCGTACAGAGGGGACGCCACGTATCCTAGCAGCCATGATGACGTACTGAGCATGTGTGATCTAATGTGTATTGAAGACAGGTTTCGGTCGGTCAATCTGAACCTCAGTGTGAAATTTAACCTCCAGAGCTTCTGCTGGTTTTCCTGAACTGTGCCTCAGACATGTTGCTGGATCTGAGTGACCTGCTGCAGGTACGACTGACCTCAGACCTGCATGACCCTCTCAGCAGACTCACAGTACACTTTTAGTacatttactgttgttttatgtgtccaGGTGAACGTTTACATTCTGGGTAAGACCTTCCTGCTGTTGGCTCGTGAGCTCTGCATCAACGCTCCCGCAATTGGTGAGACTTTTATCCATGTTTCTGACcgtaaatattttcagttgaATTGTAAAACTTCAAGGTATCGCTACAACAGGTGTAAACCTTGTGTGACACCTCTGCAGAAAACCAAACTGGTGGTTAAACCCTCAAATCTCTGTTGCTTTGTAATTACATGGGTTTTACTGTCAGAATTGAGTttgacaagcaaaaaaaaaacctcatccTTGCCATAATGAATAACTTGAATGAATATTAGATTAAGATTTGAGAGAACAAACAGTAACATGATGTGGCCACTCATAACACACAGATAAGCAGCACTTAGAACCATCTTTATAACAGCCTTTATCACTTTAAGACCCCTCTGCTGGGATGAGTAAGGAGTAggccaaataaaacaaagagcTGTTTACAGTTAAAAGTCCCTCTCTGGTTATTGATTAACAACCTTGAAATTGTTCTCCATTGATCCAAATTATGTATTTAATGAAGAAGAAAGCATCTAAAGTACATCATCATTAAATCCTCGTGCCTTAATGTAGCTTACGTAGCTGTAACTATGTTGTTGCTTCCTTTAGCATGTGCAGATCTATGCCTCTTTCCCCACTCACCATGCTGCTCTTTGCAGTTCCAGCACTCCAGCTCACCTATGAGTCTGCTAAAACACTACAAAACTACTCTTCATGCTGTAACCAACACTGCCATGTCCAATATGTGAAGATCCAAATGTAAATCCTCCTTCAGGAGCTGCACTGTGGTTAAGTTATGGAGCTACATTTCCCATGAAGCACTTAGTCTCTGAAGGCAGATTGAAGGCTAAAGCAGCTAAATGTGGCTGTTAGTGACTCTAGTGGAAGCTCCATGTAAttacaaaataatttattaaacatCTCATTAATAGGCCTCATcacattaaagacaaaacagCATACTTTAGTTTTAGTCACACAAACTTTAATGTTCACTAATTATTTCTTTCAACAAACCAATCAATCCAATCACCTTCCATGTCACTGAGACAGTCTGTCAGAATCCAAGCTCAGTCTCTGACTGCCCCTCTGTGTGTATTGATTGATTAAAGGCCTTAGGTCCTTTAATCCATCAGGTTTTTGTTTAGCAATAGAAGACCAGTTCTGGAATCTGCCCCCCCTGCACACCGGTGCCATTGGTACTGTCCGAGGAACACTGGAACTGAAAGGTCACTTTCCCACACTGCACTTCAGTCATCCCCTCTTGGCCAAAGTAACTCAGCTCGTTTCCGTCCAGGACCGTGCTGACTGTGTAGAAGGTGTCTTGTTCCACCTGAACCGGGTGTTCAAACCACACGGGGAAG includes the following:
- the LOC127537666 gene encoding uncharacterized protein LOC127537666, which translates into the protein MEVNVNRESSCGGHQGDGGKVWQEAFSQAQKTASLTWQLMFRQRDGQVSSMSVTEAQRWGYSLTTTAQRVVLRSPYKQPHAEITMVDGVSVKVVQASLFFKQKLVMVMIDMSMGCTVNTGSFDGNRLLWDIPRVLTPLVREGARFESRSVSLGVESMLLDEPTMTSRGFNIVQQGGMIQISVPFGAKGGYRKVSSPPSKFQTGTRY